In Brienomyrus brachyistius isolate T26 unplaced genomic scaffold, BBRACH_0.4 scaffold35, whole genome shotgun sequence, the sequence aaCCCTAATCCTATCCCTAACCCTATCATTGTGCTTCTCAGAAGGTTCCTTCAGCAAAATATGAAGACAGCATAGCATCTAATTAGCCTCAGGCATCCAGCACTTGTTGGGACGTCTGATTTTTCAGAAGCATGATGACTCCTGGTCCTGATTCGTCGGTTTAGTCTGAAGGTCGCTCGGAGACAGCTGGCAGTCACGGGGAGGCCCCCAAAGTTCCCCGCTTTGCCGCACCCCCTGACAGCTGCTGACGCTACTCGGAGACCCCAGCGGGTGCCAAGCGGTGCCAACCATGTCTGCAGCTGTCGACCATGTGATCACACCCCCATGTCGCCCCAAAAAAGGGCACCACCTACAGACATCGAACAAGGCTGCTTCCAATCCAGTCTAGAGGTGAtatccaggcagcacagcctaCCCGTTACCAACACAGCCTAAGTAGATCCAGAGAGACACAATAAAGAAATCTTCCATTGGTACAGGTAGACAAGGTTGGGTAATTCCTGTGCAGGGATCATTCAACTGGCTCAAGATGTATAGGTATCATCACAAACAGGAGCATCATGGACTTACAGGGCATGTCTGTATGCTCAGTAAAGGAAATATAGTGCATATGTGTACCaagagtttttttaaaaaagaatggTGCTGAAATGTGCGATTTAATAAGGTGTGTTAAACTGTCAGAGGCCGTGATTGCTGCAAGTCACCATATCTAATTAGATTTTACTGCCAGGACAAATCACTGTGTTGTGTACATATAAATCAGCATTTCCATAGTTGTCAAATAAATGTGTGCCCCGCAGAAAGGATTCCCATGATTATTTATATGGATGCAGTTGCATCCAATTTGACAGATTCTTAGGAACGTTGTTACCGTCACTCGATGCCGTGTACTCCACTCAGACCCCGCCTTTCGACTTCGTTTACATGCGTACTGTGTATAGGTGGGGTTTGCTTTAAAACTGGACAGTAATCTTCAAAGCTGTGCACATTTTCTGGACTGACTGAAGATGTAGGAAGAAACAGGCGTGGTGATTGGCCATatggccatagaaatgtgtaccCATGAACCTCAAACGGagtccatgtctttctttttaccagAGGTGGAtaattcaggttcagaaagtacaaatccagaccaagatttcgtttcaaccaaccagttgagttactctgtgactgtgactcttattactcaactggctggttgaaacaaaatcttggtctggatttgtattttcTGAACTTGAACTACCCATCTCTGCTATATACACCTGTCCAATGATATCAATAAATTGGGTGGTTTCATGTTGACCTACAACTTTGCAAATGGTTTTAACAAGTTTAGGGGAAtcttagatcagtgtttctcagacCAGTCCGCAGGGATCTCcaggcagtccacgtttttgatcTCTCCCAACtcacaaaaacgtggaccgtctggggttcCCCGccggactggtttgagaaacactgacttagtgTGAGTCAACTCAGGACAGATTGAGTTCCTACTCTACCTGCTTGCCGTCCAGAGTGTAGATCCTCTTGACGACGCCACTCTCCAGCTTAATGGCCTCGGTGATGTCGTTGAGCACCTGCTCGAAGGAGTGCGCCGTCTTCTTGTTAAGCAGCACGCGCACGGCCTTGCGCGGCTTCACGCCGCTACGCATCACCGTCACCAGCTTGGGCCGCACAAATTCCTTGCTCTCCTTGAAGTCGCTGTTGCTCTTGGAGCTGGTCATCGATTGCAGGTTCTTCTGGCTGGCTGAGGCCTTGACGTTGACGGACCAGTTGGGATTGACGTTCTTGGTGTAGTCCACCTTCTTGTAGTAGTTCTCGGAGGCACAGACGTAGCTCTCACCTACGAATCGAAACAGCAGAAGTTGCAATATAGAACACAGGCAAAAATACCAAAAACTACCGTGGTCCTGAAAATACCAAGAATTCTCATCCTCCATAACCAGATGAGGTCTGTTGTGGTTTCAGCCAGGTTCTCCAAAGGGGGATCAGTAGAAAAAAGATTATTACCTGACAAGTCCTGGCACATCAGTCTGTACaccagcagaggtggaaataccaagtccagaaagtgaaaatccagaccaagattttgcttcaaccaaccagttgagtactggtTCAGTGATGCAGTCATTAGACAAAGTGTctatgactctttatactcaactagtTTGTTGAACCAAAATcggcatttttactttctggatgtGAACCTTCCACATCTGCACACCAATACACCAGGATCATCCCCTATCCACTGACCACATTTTGTAGAGACTGGTGGAGTTCCTGTAGGCTTGGTGCAAGGAGCAGTAATGTGCAAAAAATATACCAATCCAAGCTAACAAGAATTCTGAAGGGTATCAcacctaacacacacacacacacacacacacacacacacacacacacacacacacataataagCCCCAGCTCTCCAGCTCCTTCCCAGGTGGGGTTTGGGTCGCCGAGCTCAGCGAACACTGTGTCCCCTTTAATGGACATGTCCTTTATACCTGGACGACACAATGGAAAGTTGGGAACCTCATTAGCAGTCACTAATTAGGACACCAAGCTGTAGAGATTCAGCCACGTATGTCTGCCTGCGCTGACAACCCCTGGTTGGTCTTTCCATGTTCATTACACGAGGTCTCCTCGCCCATGCTGACCTACTAAGCCGGTATTACAGAGAACCTGACTTATATTGACATTTACATTCAGCCGCTTAACTGctctcatttacagccatgCGATGCAGCCCGATATTTTACTGGAGCAATTCAGGTCAGATACCTGCCCAAGGGTACCTCAGCAGGGCCCCTCCAGAGACCTGCAGCAACTACCTTAAATGCTCCAACTGACACATGGCAGAGTGTTATTTTTAACCATCACCAGCTCAATAAAAGCCAACTAACTGTAGCATCTCAAGAGGAACAGGCACAAACAGGTTGTTTTACCGGAGATAATCCTTAAGACAACAACTCTACTTATCTCTGTCCACTGAAGACCaggcgttttttttttgcatgtgggGGACttagcatggtgtgtgagtttggCCCTGATGCAAAGTAAAATAAGTTCAAGACAGTGCCAATCATCAGGAATAAACAACATACCAAATGAACTCGAAAATGTTAATCAAACAGTCCTGAGAACATATTCATCATCGTATCATTAGACAAAAAAATCTGTTACCGGCAAGAAAGACAATTTATGCGGAGCAAGCTAAGACAATGTGTTTTGAAGAGCTTGAAGAGTGTGACTGAGGTGCCTTGAATGCCAGTGCATCATGGGTGGAGAATTGCGATGGAGCTCCCAGCTGCATCTCTGAACCATCACTCAGGTAGGATGTTCCTCACAGAGCTACAGGAGAAAAGGTGACATGTGTGTGCTTTGCCTAACATCACAAACCATATTTCAGATATCTGAATGGAACACCTTTCCTCCTTACAATGTACAAACGCTACATTTGTTTTCCCTAACACCTCCCAGAGATGTGAAATATTCCTGGAGGTTTATATCAGGCATGTTTCCTCAATACAAAATGACTGCAAGATGCTGTTCTCACACAAACAGAGACGGGTGGGAATTGCACGCAAGTCCAAGAGTGGATCGAGCTCCACACAGGAGATGAAGAAGAGCAGACTGAGAAAGCACATGATTTGGGGCTGAAGACACGCAAGTAAAACGCATCACGAATGGCTGACGGACGTCTCCTGAAAGCATAATGTTCAGAGACCTCATTCACTTCTAATACGCAACCCAAAGAGTGTGAAAGTAAGAGGACTGACCCGTAGCGACAGGACAATGCCCCCTTTAGCTCCTCCCCTTGGGGGAAACCCCAGGTTCAGCTACATAACATGATCTCAAGAGTGTTGGGTATTTCAGGTCCacaagctacaaatccagaccaagattttgtttccgccaaccagttgagcataaaagtCACAGTCATAGAGTACTCAGCtagttggtctggatttatagcttctggacctgaaatgcctaACCCTGGATGTCAACATGCTCACATTCATCAGAGTGAAGGGTTTCCCACACATTCTATCCATTTTAAAGCATCTGTGGGTATTTGCCTGGGCAATCTGCTGGATTTGGGAGCCCTGAGATAGCATAAAAAGGCCATACGGCCATAAGAAATCATGACTGTGCCCCGAGTGACTTAGCTCTAAATGACTGAATTGGACCTGCATGATTGCTGGGCCTCACTGATAGATCTACACCACAGGCTTTCCGAACAGCTGCAGGAAGTATCTATGGAAGCTATGTTCCGTTTGTCCTCCAATCCCCCTGATTCTccctcaccgccccccccgCACTCCTTCCATCAATTTCCAGCTTCCAGTGACCCGAGGTGTCAGAGGCAGAATAACACAGGAGTATTAATCAACTCCGCCCTTGGCCTGCCACGACAATGGCATAGCAAGGCGTTCTAAAGGAGTACTGAGTTAATTAATCACAGAGAAGAGGTTGATCAGTGAGGTTGTTAAACCCTACAATTCTCACACTGTGACCCTTCCGCACAGCCTTTTCTTAGTCGCTAAGACCCCCCCTTGGTGCTGAAATATAGAACAGCATCGCGTAAATGTCGCGAAGCAGGGACAACGAttatctcatccacccccttCACCCCGGAGCGGCCGTCTTTGCAATTCTTCCGAAAAGGGCTGTTGACCCACACTAATCCGTTCTTGTGTTTTCATGCACCAGAGCAAATGAAGATCTGATAGGGTGAggtggggcgagggggggggggggggggggcggggggtgatgGGCACGAGGTTCAAGGCGGGTGCTGTGGGTAATTGAAAAAACACCAGTGGTGGGGACAGATGGTATAGTGGGGAGGCTGAGCAAACATGGGCAGGGGGGTCAAACAAGTCATGAGGAAGAATTGAATTAGACGCTTGCAGAGAGGTATCAAAGTGCCATcccaattgggggggggggcactttgtcTCTGAAGGGACAGCAACCAGGCTGGGGATAATCCAGTCATCTCACTGCATCCCGGTCTCCACACAAGTGAGTTTTTTCATCCTTTCTGCTGTCCTATTCTTGTCTCTGATCTTATCCCTCTCTTAATACTCCTTTCTTATCAATTTTTGTTCAACCATGCCTCCCTCCCTCATTCCCAACAGCTGGACGTATGATACAATACCTCAAAACCAGAGCAACTGATGAAAGATGGTATCAGCGGGGCAGGGGGTTAAGGACTTGGACCTTTCAGTATTATCTGAGGGGCGAAAGAGTACATGCATCATTCTTGTCATCCatcaaataaaattttattaaagTCACACCAGCAAGACCAGCAGTGGGGCGGGTCGGTGCCAGATCATCAAGGGAATTGTCACCTTTTCATTATCCTGGGCTAATCACACCATCATGAAAGAAATCATCCCCTCTGCCTCGGCGCCTTAGGCACAAAGGCACTGGGATTCTCCAGAACATTCAACATATATATGTCACGCCTGAAGCATGTTGATGGAGCCGGATTGAGCAGTGACCACCAGGGCGGCGATCCAGAGATTGGACGGGATGATGCATGAGACCGGCGGCACCAGGACCAGCTGCCCCGGGCCGGGTCGGGAAGTTGCCAGGTTCTGCACAGTCCTCTCTTCGCATATGGCCAGGTACCCAAAGGCACCCTATAGGATATCAAAGCACCATAAAATAGGACAAGAGCCCCAAAGGAGGGCATCAACTCGAATGACACCACCTGTATCCCGCAGACATAGTGAGTGGGGTTGAGGGGTTGTTTACACAGCATGGGGTGACATCCGATACCAGAGAAGCCGTCCCATCGAGATGCCGGAGGCAGCCAGATCACGCGTTGCTGTTCCCGCAGCCGATTAAGGGACTGGGTGCCGACTTCGCCGCCAGCTGTGCTTTCTAAACCCATCCAGTGCTCGTTCTGGGCCCACGCCAGATTATCTCCGGTCGCTGGGTGGCAGAAATGTAGCAGCTGAACAGCTGGCTTGGCCTGAACGCAGCCAGGAGGCTCAGATAGCAGCCCGGCATCGCTCTGCAAGTCAACGCTCACACGCCGTAGACGGCAAAAAGGTGGGAGCGCACGACAGACCCGCACGGAAAATCCGGGAGTTCTATTACGAATTCCCAGTGAGATTCTATTTTGGCTGCATTTACAGCACTTGAGCTTGTCTGCAAGCTAAGGGCCTTCGGAGGCCCCAGGTCTGATAAGATGCCTCGTCTGAGATGCTGCTGTTTGGCCTTCAAATACCTAACGAGGACCCCACCTGCCAAGCACTGCCAGACCATCAAGAGCGTCCAGATACAGAGCTTCTCTGACAGAATCCCGCAGGCAATCAAGGGAATTATAGAGAACATAAACTATTTTTAGCAGCACTATCCTTCGCTGGTGCCAATGTAAACCCTAAAGGCAGAGTCAGAAGGAAGAACCTTTTAGAAGAACAAGGTCTGTATAGTGTCGACACATGGTGATCAACTTGCCGTCactgaataataatataaaacataATTCTATAATGTTCAAACTTATCTTGAATGAGGAATCAGTACTATCAATACAGTCATATATCAAATACTTGTTGGCCTCACCCACAAATTCTGATACAatccagacaaacaaacaaacaaacagataaaccaatcaataaataaatagacggGGGTCACCCCAAGAGCTGGGGGCCAGGGACCCATGGACTGTGGCTGGGGCTTGAATCTTGTGATCACAGGTACAGAGACTGAACCACTACCCACCCCCCAAGGTGACTGTTTACCTACTAATTTttccaccaaaaaaaaacaacactgtgTAGTGTAAAATCTTAAACGTGGATTTAATCACTGTTTTCAGCCTATAGAGTAAAGGGTGAAGCCATAGGCAGTTTTCAGTAGAACAATACTGGAACAGAGATAACTGGGGCAGCAGTGTTCTCAAACAAAGAGACCATCTTTATATCatcagctgagaataaaaacaTGGATGTAGGAGGCTGGGTAGATGGGCTGCAGAGAATAATGTAAGAGAGAAGTGCAGAAGACGAGCGAGGTGTGAGAATATCAAGGAATGAGAGGCTTCCCTGTGGTCAGGTAGAGCGACCCGCTGGCTGTTTACACTCAGGCGGTGTTGGGCAGCTCCCTCACTCAAATCCTCCTCACTAGGGCATGTCGGCGGCCAGCCGCTTAAAGAAAAGAGACCTGCTTACATTCAAGACCCTGTGAAGCCTAACGAGCCCCCCGCCCACCCTCGGGGTGACTTGGTGTGCTTGGCTTTGAGCACGGAGTAAGCAGCACTAGCAAACCCATGATTGGCTGGCCTTAAATACCTCTGCAGGAAGTTCAGAAATGCAGGCCGACATTCCGTTCATCACGACGCGACAgggagccgcccccccccccaggcaaatTGTGGGAGGATCACCACTCATATATACCCCCGCCCCATTCGACAAATTTTTACCATTGACATTCTCCCCCTGGTCAACATCTACAGTACAAGTCCAAAGTACGAACACTCCAAGCCGCCTACAAAGGACATGGTTACCTGACCTAAGTAGAGATGGTTGTCAGGAGTTTCACCAAAAAGTagaggaaaagcagccaatgagtgctCAGTGTCATTCCCctctcgtccgatcctcccgtgtgccacgcccttgttaacctcatgtggaatccccatgtttACCAGATGTTtcttgttgctgtcattagtcttATTTATTTAAGTTTGCATTAGGTATGTTTTCCCAAGTCAAGTCATTGAAGTCCGAAGTCTAATGTCTGTCCGTGTGCCTTGTCTTGTTGTTTCGTACAATAAATCCCTCATTCTCCGATTTCTCCTCTCCCTGGTCCTGCTTCCTTGGTGCGTATGTGACACAGTAAATGCGGTCAATGTGTGCTCAGCATACATGTGCAACCAGGAAATGCAACCAATgggtgctcagcatatatgtgggaccagGAAATGCGGCCAGTGAATGGCCAGCATATATGTGCAACCAGGAAATGCGACCAATgggtgctcagcatatatgtgggaccagGAAATGCGGccaatgagtgctcagcatatatgtgggacctccttcaggagagctgggaaagcatcccaggaggccacatcATGAAACTGGCAAACATGAAAAAGTAAGGTcagccagttcctggagcaattAGGGTTGACAGTCTGCACAAGGGCTCAATGCCGACACAGGGATTTGAAACAGCAACCTACTGactcccaacccacagagctgccccccaccccagcaaatttatatattttttgtttgctACTTCTGTTTTGGTAAGTGTATTTTATagtttatatgtatataattaTTCTACAATGGAGAGAAtaatacaaataaacctttctatgcTTAGGTgtctccaaacttttgactggtttaCCTAAATAAATGTTGGAGAGCCCTGTCTTACATTATGGCAAACTTGTTGCACTTTTGCATCATGATCAGACCGTCCATCAGGAGGCCCCCTGAAGGCCTCTGACGCAATTCGAACCCCACCCTGCCCACCTTCCTCCAGCTCGTCCATGGACATGATCTTGCGGGAGCCATCGATGGTGAAGATGAAGCGCACCCCCTGCGGCAGGTTGATGTGGTCGGAGAGGGAGCGAGTCAGGTCGGCGAGCAGCGCGTCGAAGGTGCGGAAGCGGTCGGTGGCCACCGCGTACACGATGCCCTTGAAGTAGCGGTCGCCGTTGCGGTAGAAGCGCACCTTCTTGGCCTTCTTCTCGTTGGTGAGCGCCTGCAGCGTGCGTGTCCTGTAGAAGCTGCAGTGAGCACTGTGCGTGGGGCTGGGCAGCCCGTTCATGCGGCTCCCCCGTGGGGTACGGGAGGCCTTGTCCCGCTCGTCGAAGTGGCCGAAGTCCAGCTCCATGGtgaccgtggtccaggaggggTCCTGATGGTGGTGAGGAAGAGTAGTGCTGGTGAGTTCTGGAGGGATTGGAAAACCTGCGGGAGAGAAAGGGGGAACTTCCTTACAAGGAGCTTCAGGCGGCCATTTCTTTTGTCGAAATACAAACCTGGTACACAAAATGGACATTACGCTCAAACTCAACTTGCCGACGCAATGACAACATCAAGGGAGCTCTTTGCGTCACCCATGTGATTAAACACACAAGAAAGGGCGGGCTGTGCCTCAAAGGGTATCCCTGCTCCTGCGTTCAGAAGGTCGTAGGCTCAAATCCTAGAGTCGACAAGGGCAAGACCCATAACCCCCAATCACTCCAGGTGCTGTCTATCCCTGATTTTAGTCGTACAtcgttttggataaaagtgactgccaaataaataaagaaatagcAATGACCATGAAGAatctaaaaaaagaaaaagtcgtTTACTGTGACGTAAGGCCATCCGACACACAAAAGCCCCAAAACCTCCACGGGAGGCTCGAACGTTGAGTTTTCATTAATGAATCTGCCTAAAAGCAGCCTATTTGCTAACAGAACACAGTAACAAAGAATCAGCTAACTTCCAGTAGGTCACTTTGTATTGGAGACGTAAGCTCGGGGATTTCGCCAGGACCGGGGGCGGATTGTCCCCTGCTTTGCGACTGCCCTACATTAGCGGTACCCTTGAGAAACTTTTGTCTTGCTTTGTACGGCTATTATTAAAACCATCCTCATTGGTCGGCTGTAGTACTTAAAGCAGGAGGCAGCCACTCTGAgcagaaaatatttatatacagcAGAAGCACACAAGGTGTCCTACACCTCTAAGATACTCCCTGAACAACAGACCAGCACTGATGGTGGCCACTAGGGGGAGTCATTAAAAGACATATGGACACATATCAGACACGCAAACTTCACGCAGGGTCTTCTGGAGATGGTCAGTATCACATGTGGATACACGGTAACTTCTGTGCCTCTTCGGAATTGACTACAGTGAGAACCCTCACCCCCAAACACCCTACACGAATGTGACTCAACATCTGTTCCAAACCCTGAAGGAGCAGCCCAGACAACCTCCAGTCTGAGGACCATCTAACCACACCCCTCTGAAGTACATTCAGAGATAAAATTAGTTGGTTAAAAAATAAGTACAGGTTATTTATGATGTCATCTAGTAGATTAGGATTCAGAAAAGTACACTGTGAATTCAAACAGACACCATTTATTATATTGTGCAAGTAGAAAATAAATCTACAACCACGTATTTGCCTATAGAGCTTAAATATCTCTTTGTAAATGTGATATTTCATGTAAGCCTGGTGAGTGACACATTGATCTTAAATATTTATGCGTATAGATGATTAAGGTGaatacatacagtaccagtcaaaagtttggacacgccaAGCCACATACAAAGGACAGTAATAGCgtgtcgcatcacatgacctgaccACCGGACCTAAACCCAGTAgagatggttttggaggagtttggccagacagtgaaggaaaagcggccagtgagagctcagcatatatgtgggacctccttcaggagctGGGaaggcatcccaggaggccacctcatgaaaatggcatagaggagacagtcagacagtccttggagcaattggggttaagggcctcgctcaaggacccaacggCGGCAGCATTCTGTTCactttgggatttgaaccaacaaccttctgtgtCCCGACCCAcagaggtgccccccccccccgccctccagcaaattattttgcttttgtttaatACGTTTTTGGTCAGCACATAATTCAAAAATAgctattttatagttttgatgtctatataattattctaaaatgtagagaatagtacaaGTAAACCTTTGTCTGGGAAGGTGCATCCAAACTTTTTACTGGTACTGTAGCTCTATTCATGCCCCCACAACCAGACTGAAAAGCAGCTTATTCTCCACAGTGCTAAGAGCCTTTTCCCGTAGCTCGGAGCGCCCTAACTACAGAAACTCCAACACTACTGGCATCGATTGTGCGTCGTTTTTTCACTACTTAAAACATTACTTTTGTATATTGCATAATTCATATTTAGACATTTCTCTTATATATCTTTTGCAATCCACGTGTATATGTTTGCACCTATGTTGAGTGCGTATGCCtatatgtgttttatttatattttgtctGCACTTTTGCATCTGTTTATACTTGACTGGAGTACTGCTAAACGAATTTCTGCAGACAATAAAGATCCTATTCTATTCCTCTTCTGTTCTGTAATGGTTGTGAATTGTTGTGTGCCATTGCATAGAGTGCTCAATTGCACCCTTGTACTTGCAGTAACCCTGGGGCAATTCTATTAATTGACCCTTTGGAGGGGGCTCAATTTGCCGAGCTAGGTCGAGGGCGTTCTGGACTAAAACTTTGTACTAAACGCAGACAAAAATACAGGAGTTAGAAAAATGATTTTTCGAGGAAGCTAAAAAAGTGGGCTGCCTAATGTCCCTCAAGACTGGGTCTACAGTCACCTGCTGCATGCAGGAATCATTTGTTAAATGACGCTACAATGAGCCTCTGAGTGAGTAAATATTAGAGTTCCGTTTGGCCCCTTGAGTACTGTAGGACTTTAGATAAGCGCAACCGCAGAACAGAGACCCGGGGGTTTTTATTTTACACGTTCCGGTGGACAAAATTTGCATCTCAATTTGCATATCTAAAAAACAACAGAGCCTAAAAACACAACGGTCAAATGCAAAGTGCGGGAGAAGAAAAGCTGACTGCAAATCAAAAGGAAAGACAGCCAGCCACACGTTTCATGGTGTTTCTGATACATCAGCATCGCGTCTAAAGTCAAACATTCGCGGTAAACACACTTTGAAAtctcaagggaaaaaaaaggataTCAAGTCCAATCAAAGACATGTTTTGTCCTGCAAAGGCTTTTGATTGGCTATCATCC encodes:
- the LOC125721907 gene encoding LOW QUALITY PROTEIN: neuronal migration protein doublecortin-like (The sequence of the model RefSeq protein was modified relative to this genomic sequence to represent the inferred CDS: deleted 1 base in 1 codon), coding for MELDFGHFDERDKASRTPRGSRMNGLPSPTHSAHCSFYRTRTLQALTNEKKAKKVRFYRNGDRYFKGIVYAVATDRFRTFDALLADLTRSLSDHINLPQGVRFIFTIDGSRKIMSMDELEEGESYVCASENYYKKVDYTKNVNPNWSVNVKASASQKNLQSMTSSKSNSDFKESKEFVRPKLVTVMRSGVKPRKAVRVLLNKKTAHSFEQVLNDITEAIKLESGVVKRIYTLDGKQVTCLQDFFGDDDVFIACGPEKFRYAQDDFSLDENECRVMKGNTKGGAQRNSTKSPGPARRSKSPTESTNGTGSSSQLSTPISKQSPISTPTSPGSLRKHKELYLPLSLDDDDSLGDSM